The Arachis ipaensis cultivar K30076 chromosome B10, Araip1.1, whole genome shotgun sequence DNA window NNNNNNNNNNNNNNNNNNNNNNNNNNNNNNNNNTAtgcaacaaaaaagaaaaatagataaTTAGTTacataattatttgattttaaatttaattaaaatttatgttattatatattttgAAAATAGATCTGATACGGCAGTTACAAATTCGACGTCATAACTCGACATTATATACCGTAACTCGGCACTTTATGTTATAACTCAGCGTTATTTACTACTTGTATAATTGGCGTGGCTCATTAAGCCAGGTGTCGCTCTCACgttaatttgaaataaaataatgaaGAAGTAGATTGCTAAAGGTAAAGCTTATTCTCTCTGTTTCTGCGCTgctccttctctctcccttttaaGTTTCTCACTCTCTGTCTCTCCTCCTTCCTTCATCGTCTCGGTGTATCAATCTCTCTATGGATTTCCTTCTTCCTAGTAAAAGCCAACAGAACCGGCTGcttcaaaccctaaaccctgccCCCTTTTCCATTCTCACTCTCAGGCACAGAACACATCGAAAGCCCAAACCCAACCCGCAAAATTCTAGGGTTTGTGTTTGCGGTTCCATAATGTCTCAGAACGGGAAGCTCATCCCCAATCTCGACCAGCATAGCACCAAGCTCCTCAACCTCACTGTTCTTCAGCGCATCGATCCCTTCGTCGAGGAAATCCTCATCACCGCTGCACACGTCACCTTCTACGAGTTCAACATCGACCTCTCCCAATGGGTTCGTTCCTTTATAATCTCCTTCCCTTCATCGATTCcattctctatctctctctctctctaacgctttctctctcttctttctgcGATTACCGTTTGCAGAACCGCAAGGACGTCGAGGCATCCTTCTTCGTTGTCAAAAGGTCTACTTTTTGTTCCTTTTCCTTCATCATATCGCAACAATTCATGAATTCGACGATCTGAttgctttttgtttgatttttttaggaACACACAACTGCGATTTCAGTTTATTGTGATGAACCGTTGCTTCCATGAATCTTTTCCGTTATTGCACTCTGATTCACTCACCAGAACAGGTTAGATATCGGATGCTTCGTCATCGTGTTTTTTTGGATTTCTTTgattttgttttaaataaatGTTAATTACTATTATGTATATTGTGATTTGTTGGTATATgaaaatatataatagattaaTTGAGTATCCAGCTGGATTCTGATCTGAGATTGCATCGCAGTTAGGAAAACAGAAATGAGTTCAGAACGTCTACAAGAAAATTAAGttaaataatttttcttcttgtttatatttatataaattacatttaattttttctttttttatggtttaataatgtttttttttttttttgagataatGCATATTTTAGAACGAGTAAAATGAGAAGAACCGGTTGATTGTAGAAAGAGAaaaagcttttggctttttttgaaGTTAAAGATTGGTTTCTGATATATATTTAGTGGTTCTAATATTTTATATGCTAAAGTTTTTGCTTCTTTTATGGGttgttatattaatataatacGTTGGAATGAGGATTTTTGAATGTCTTTCAAAATTTACAAGCTTTTGTgagattaattattttgttttaaactgctatattttttatgtaaataaattTTCATGATTTTTGTTGTTAAGTTGTATGTGATTATGACAATGTTATCCTCCACTTATGTTGATATTTGGATGTCAATTAACtttttttataatatgatttcTTCGTCGATAAAGATGTATAAGAGAGCgattgaggttgttgttggtTTCGGTTTTCAAATTGCAATACAGTTTTACTGCATATGGAAATGTGGtcagaaaattttcaagaaagttAAGGTAAAAAATTTTTCCTTTGACCTCTTTGTGTATAAACTGTGATAAATTGTGATATCTTTGTGTATGGAGTTTATATTTCATTTTCAAATAATCCATTGAGTTTGTTGGATGTCTGAACTTCTTTGATTAATATTTTTGGATGAAATTTACTTTTATTGTCACATTGGACCTGTAAAACGTGTATTTTTAAGATGGTATCTGAtagataaaatttttaactttaataaaaaatcagatatttatttttttagtgatgatactaaataattttttaatctttGGATTACTGATCCCATATTCCTTAATTTTGACTCTTATATTTCTCAATcttaaaagatataatttatgCACTTGAATGATAAAATTCTTTTGTTTTAAAAAGTGAAAAACCCTATAAAATTTGATATGGTTCAATTTCAACTGTTGGCTTCCTCATTTGCTTTAGATTGGAGCTATTTATCTCTTATATTTCTCATTTTTCCACCATTTGGTTCGCACTGGAACtcttaacttttatttttttaactcttaaatgattaatttttatgcatttatatttaaaaaacttCTGtactaaaaaatagaaaattctaTAAAAATCAATCCAATGCACTTTCTTTCTATTGAATCTGTAACTACCAAATATCTCTTGTTTGCCTTTTCATATTCTCCTTTTATATTagttacttttttattatttcattcGTTATATTATTACTAAATGCCATTTAACAAGTTCTGATCTTCTTTTGCCACAGTCATTGACTAATCCTTGGCATGTTTATGCATTTACTAAATGCCATTTTTTTAGAGTTCTCTTTTTAgggataaaaaaatgaaaaataaaaaataagcatTATCTTATGGCATATGTAAATTTTTACTCTAATATAACTTTATTAAGATATTATTACAGTTTTGTTGCACTTTATCCACTTGGATGTGTTTATAAATAGATTCAGTTTCTCTTGGTTTAATCACAGCTGTCTAAGTTCTTTCTACTTTCTTGGTGTTGTTAATTTAAAAAGTTTGTTAGTGTTTTAGCAATTGTTAGTTTACTAATTCTCTTTGTCCCTTAACTTAGACGAGAACAGACATACCAAAAATGAAAACATATTATTCTTTCAAGTAAAAAAATTATTACCTTGAATTTCAGTtgcctaataattttttttataagcaATGATGTCATCTTTTATTATTTCATTCACTATTATCATTATAAACTTTTATTGTACTAATGGTGAAGAATTCCATGAAGTGTATAAAGTGAAATATAAATTTGCATTCTATCTACTTTAAACTCTTTACAGGTTACTGTTATATTTATTTGAGTAAATACCCTTTTCGGCCCCTGTCCTTTTTGAAAATTGACTACACGCCCCCTAACCTTTATAAAATACCAAATCGGCCCCTATCCATATACTCCGTGATACCAATTAGCCCTTCCGTTGGTTTCTCCGTTCAAAGTCGTCGAAAAATGTTGAGGTGTAACGTGTTTCCCGTGATGTGGCTTTGGATCATCATACATGGAATGCTTTGTGGGCATTTGGACAAATAAGCCCTTGCATACTCAGCAAAGTGGCGTCGTTTTGAAAAGAAGCCCTTTTGCATATTTAGGGTGAAATCTCATTCTTCCTCATTTCTGAACCTTAACACTAGTGCCTCAAGCATGAGCGAGCTAGAGCAATCTTCAACCTCTAACACACGCCGTGTCTGGAGGAAGACTATGGTGGGTTCGTGTAGCAATGCAAGTGAGGGTAAGAAGGCCAAGTTCCAGCACCCTAAATGCAAGTGTGGCACGTATGCAATCATGCAAGAGTCTGGGATAGCCAAGAACCCAGGCAGAATCTTCCTGGGTTGTTCCAACTATCGCGTAAGTGTGCATCCATCTTCCGTTTATGTAATCAATTTCTTCTGTTGTTTAACAAGTTCTATTCCCTATAATGGCGATTGCAGTCGGAGCAACGTCACTGCAACTATTTTGTTTGGCTGGACGAACTGATTGCTAACCGTTTATCCTATGAAGATGACAATTATGTTCAAGGAAGAATGATGTTGCTGGAGAATAGATTGGAGCAACTGGAATTCATGATTGAGGATGAatttgaaggaaaataaaaaaaatgtagtAATACCCATGGTGTATTAGTTATGCTGGGAATGTTAATGCTGTTAACAGCAATTGTGTTTGTAGTGTTTTAGGGTATATTGTGATGCTGTAAGTTATTCATGGACAAGGTTAAAAGTTGGGTTAATTTGCTCTGTAATTGCAGATTCTATATGAATTGAATGTGAATCTTTTTTTGTAAGAATGTAAAGCCTGAACCCATGATAAGTCTGCACAATGTTATATAAGCTAAAAGCATAATGTTTATATTCATACTACTAAGCACAAAGGCTATTACATATTCAGCCAAAAACATCAGCACatgtttgaattcacaaaacaaaGCACATGTTCCAGTAGTATTAAGTGTATTACTTCTTATAACTTGACAACAAAATATTCATAACTATAACTACGATTATGTCATTTCTGAAGTCTTGGTGGCCTAAATCCATATGTTGGCTTGAATCTGTGGGGTGCATTTAGGCCTGGTGTGGGGATAAACGTATAGGGAGTTGTGGCAGTCCCTGAGCGAGTTGTGCTCTCCAATGAATGTCTTGATTTGAAAACTTAGACTCTGACTATTATGAGAGCAAAACACCAGCCATGGACATCCCTCCTCAGCACACCTTGCTCTAATCCTCTTGGGCTCATTCTTCAAATACATTAGCTCTTTACCCTCATATACAAATTAGTCCTTAAGTGCTTGCTTGAACATTGCCATGGTCTCAAAGTGTTGTCCAACCTGAAACTGAACCTCACCATACTCTGCATCCTCATTGAAGTCAGGATATCTTGCCTTATGCTCCTCATCTGAACTGGATATCGGAGAATTAAATGCCTCAGACTCATGTTGATATGGCTTATCTAGGTCTGAGTCCAATTCCTCAGCCACTGGATCTGAATTGGGCTTATCCCTTGCCTCATCATTTGGGTCAACCTCAGCTGGCCCATTACCTTGATCTCCACTAGGCCCACTGTTTGGCACATTGTCTGCTTCTTGTTGGGATAGAacatactttctttttcttctaacaTACCTTTTTGCCTTCTTCTTCTTAGTCCTAGGAGACATGTCCTTATCATCAAATCTACCAGGTGGCACATTCTTCTTCTGTTTAGGTGTCTGTTGTCTAATACCACTCTTCTTCTTAGTACACTTTTGTCCAGCATCCATTGCCTCTTTCATCCTCACACTAGGCTGCTTCTTCCTCACACTCTTCCTCTGTACATTAACTTCCTCATCACTACTACTTCTATCAGATTCGAATCCAGGTGGAGGGGGTTTGTAGGGTTCGTCTTTAGTTGTCTCATATCCGTCATCGGAAGAAGACGAATATACCTCAACAACATCTGGCCCATAAACTGGTTGACTAACATCATGCTCAAAATAAATAACCAGCAAATCCGACTCCACATTCTCCATTTTTTTATCACACATTTCATTGATTTCCTTGTCTCCTTTAAGAACATGTAATCCAAACTCTAAATCAGGGGCACTGCCATCATACCAATACAACTGTTTGTAGCTTGTATACCCTAAACCCTTGAACATTTCCTCCAAATCCTTGAAATTAACATAATCTATGTCTAAAGGAGGAAATGTCTCAACACTTCCGTCGTGGTAGTATAATACACCATCTTCATCCCGTTCAAACCAACCCCCATGATGAAAAACAGGAACTATTTCATATGACATCTATTAGAACAACAATGTGCAATAATTAGAACTTAATTAACTACTTCCATCAGCCCTCAATCATTATCAGAATAACATTTTAGAACATGCATGGGATGATCACTAATCCAAATCATAATCAACATAAACCACATTCTGCAAATAAAAATTTGGAGCAATACAAGCTAACGAAGCTGCAAGATCAGATAGCGACACTAACCTTAGTAGCGCTGTAAGTTCCTCCGTCTGCAGCACCGTCAACACCTCCCTGATGGAAGTCTCTGTCAGCTTGCTTGGAGGGAAACGTTTCATTCTCTTAGGGTTTCTTCGTAATTTTGAGTAGAGAACGAGGGTGATGTATGCTAACTAAAGTGTGCACAAGGGGGAGAATGGGATTTCACCCTGAACGAGCAAAAGGATGCCAAGCAAAACGACGTAGCTTTGCTGAGTGTGCAGGTGCTTATTTGTCCAAATGCCCACAGAGCATTCCACGTATGATGATCCAAAGCCACGTCACGGGAAGCACGTTACACCTCAGCGTTTTCCGATGACTTTGAATGGAGAAACCAACGGAAGGGCTAATTGATATCACAGAGTATATGGATAGGGGCCGATTTGGTATTTTATAAAGGTTAGGGGGCGTGTAGTCAATTTTCAAAAAGGACAGGGGCCAGAAAGAgtatttactctttttattttaaagtGATGTGAAATATAACTTCTTATAAATGTTTTCTTGCAAGTTATTCGTACATTGTCATTTGCTTCCAATCTAAGTGgtagaaaaaatattaaatacctagTTTAAACGTTTAAAAAGTTTATTTATAAGCCTAAAAAAAACACGTTGCCTTTggataaaaatttataattttcttCTATATTCAGTTCACTTATCTTGAGTATACTTTGTACTTACTAATTAATAAGggacatcaaagtttaatttttaaaagtttaataCCCTTTTTGAACTAGCAACTTGaacaataataaatataaaaatattatttatacactaaaatcagtcactatatacataaataaatgtaactaaattttaatatgtattttatactaacaactaattttaataactaattttaatatatacttggcataattataataaatattcatgttagttatcttaaaaatttaaacacaaaactAAACAAGATCGCAACAAATAATGTTTCACACCATAAAAACCTAATTTCCAATATAAAACTAACATCAATATTATTGCTAATCAAATATTcttaaaatatagaaataacaaTTATTTGTATGGCTGCCTTTCAGCATTTGCTCAAATTCACAATCGTTTCTATTTATATCGCCAATATATCCCTTCTATTGTGAAACAATCCCTCAATGTTTGCTTCATTGTTctagaattaaaaaaatatgatcTGAGAGTTATTTTTGtgattgtctttttttttttcaaaattttgacgaTTTTTGGACATAGTAGACAACTAGACTGCGTTTGTTTATAGAGACAGGACACTAAGATAGAGACActgagacacaaaatcgtgtttggcAGAGAAAAtatggacagagacaatgtgtccagagacactgaattagtgtattttgtgtctatcCTGACAAGaaggacacggagacactaacaagggacacaacttattttttatttttctttcattattcttgttaattttttataattatattttttattgttatatttttcatctcaaattttttgaatgaaaaaaaaaagaataaattgaattttcataatttgttctagtttatcaccaaacagaatacaagaacacaaaattttgtgtctctgtccatcagtgtcttgtcctgtcctgttctcagtgtcttgtcctgtTCTGTTCTTAAAAGCAAACGCAGCCCTACAGTCACGGAGATGCTTAACCCATTAAGAAATGTTGACCGCACTATAAGAAAatagaacatttgtaacaaaaattttatgtcaaatttaaaattgttacaaaaagatGATTTTTTGTTACAGTAATTGATGATTTTTATAGAATAATAATATTTTGCAACAACAATACAAGTTGTTATAAAACATGTAAATATTTATAGAATAATAATATGTTACGAACcagtgttttgttacaaaattttataatattttgtaacaaaatatctttttgtttaaaaaatttcaaatttttgtaagaaaaaagtaatttatcacaaaattcaatattgtttgtaacaagttatttgtttgtcacaagtagatattatgttatattcttttaaaaaattaatttataattttattaataatcaaattttaaatgttaactaaaaattaatttgtgaaacttaaaaaaatttaattgaattatTAAACATAAATAACAATGGTTAAATGTAAAAGGTAAAGTAAAATAGTAAAAACCTAACTCCCCCACCTTCCTTCCTCTCTCTACGATCTCTGCGCCTCCACTCCACGAAAAAATGGAGCTCCTGCTGCAAGACGAAGCACTGGAGTAGCCTCCCTTGAATGCCTCGTCTCCGCCTCGCTTTCATACTCCTCTGTCGTCATCTCCTGCGCGTCGTCATGTCGTGTGCATCATTGTCTAGTGTTCGCCAGCATCTCCTGTGCGTTGTGTCGTCGTAGTCTTCGTCTCCTTTACGTCGGCATCGGTTTCTGCATCGTCAGTGTTTGTGGTCGCCGTTCCTACTTGTCTGCTCCTCTGCTCGTCCTGCGTCGtcctctgcctctgcctctgTTAGTCTGGTTCATCTCGGCCGTTCTTCTTTTGCTGCCGGTCTGGTCTGATTTATGGTCTGCTGAAGGTAAATGTATGTTATTTGAATATTGTTTCCTATATTGTTCTTTGATAATCTAATTTTTTTATACTGAATTGAGttgattttatccattattctcacacttatgcatataaattgcatgttttacattttcctccCTAATTctatgctttgattgaaaacatgcttctttggccttaaattactaatttttaatcttctcttattaccattcgatgtcgtgatatgtgtgttaagttatttcatgttttccaaggtaggaatggcttagaggatggaaaggaagcatgcaaaagtggaaggaacacaagaaattgaagtttggagaagctggcagcaacgcgcacgcgtggaccaAGCGTATGCGTGATCAGCACATCAGGCACAATGAcccgtacgcgtgggcgacgcgtatgcgtgatagagcgtcacatgctgcaatttgcagaaaatgctgggggcaatttctgggctcctttttacCCAGTTTCTGGCCCAAAAACActtattagaggctacagagtggagctggaaggagGAATCATTCTTTCGcattagttaggttttagatgtagttttctagaaagagagactctctcctctctctaggttttagggttcttaggtttagatcttctcaatttcagatttctattatACTTTAATTTagctctcttctacttttatttgtcctAGTAccttagtttatcttctcttgttgatttatttgttCTCCAATTTAGTTCATGAACTCTTCATGTTcgattcaatttcatttttaatgcaatttgaagttTTCCATggttattgcttctttcttcatttgttgttattgattccttgcaattggttgtttatattttattatctcttattaattttctatgtttttattttatgctcaccaagtgtttgataaaatatttggttggattttaaattagttttttacgttcttaacttggattgattgtttggagactcttgagttatcaaactcttttgttaaTTGGTGATTAAAAGTTGCTACTTGACttaagcttcactaactctaatctttgattaggacttgtgaactcaagttgaattgctcacttgacttaccttcaattattagaggttaactaagtgagaacaaaggcaattaccatcacaagtaactatgataatggggataggaattccaattatcaatccttgctatgacttttcttagttgttaattATTTTCTTGTTGTTTACATTTATTGtctcttatttcaaaaacccaaaaatacattttcccataaccaataataactacactttcTCCTCTAAAGTTCGTGTCAAGTTATTTGGATCGTGTTCCGTTGCATCAAACAAAGTTGCTCCATCGGTCTCCGCTACTGTTGGAAGAGCTGCCACTGCCGCTCCCTCTATCGTCGAAGCTGTGTCTCTCCTCCGTCATCCAGGTAGGTCATCCTCATCCCTCTCCCTATTCCATTAtgttttcattttttaataaaaaacccTAACCCCTTTTTTTCCCTAATCCCTTTTTTGAACCACCTTTCAGGTCCACCTCTGCCTCTGGTTCTTCTGCCCGTAGCTGTTTCATTGCTCCATTCAGGTAAattctttgttgctccttccacAATATTTATCATCTTGCAACTGTTTCGTAATTCAGATAACATTCATTGTAGAATGTTAAAGGATTTTGGATTGGAAAGGTTATCTATTTTAGTGCTTGGGTATTTAGACAATAATTGTTCTTAAATTTATACAAGTGATAGTACTAGTACTGTTACTATTTCAATATTTGATGCAAGTTATTTGTTAGAATATGAGTTTCAATGGCCTTAATGTTAATTTTATGTTGTGGTTAGTTTGCACTATGCTTGTGGTTTACTTTGTTATTTCTTTGGTTTGTCCATGGAACATATTCTAATATTGCAATGGATCCGGAGTGCATTACATACTGTATTATCAAGTGTCATACGTTGAAGCAAAAATGATAAGAGCATTGAGTTGGTTGAAAATAATCATAGGTTGATTTGACTATCAAATACTAATACTAGGGCAAGACCAATTATTTTCTACAGTCTTCATTTTCCTCACAAATGTCACAATTTTTCAGATTCTTGctaaaaaatttacaaaaaacaAGTACATGTTTTATGCTGTACAAGAGTGCTACGAGCCATTGAAGTATGTTTTTGATATTCTTGTTGTGAGAACTCTGGAGAAAAGGTAAAATATGGACTATCTTTCTGAGACAAGCTCCCAACTTCAAGCACTGTTATATGCAATCTTATTTAGCACTTAGTGGATTTCCTTGTTTTCCTCTAATTCTAAGTTCTAAAAAAATCGTATGCTTGTTGATGCAGttgttatttagtttattttggaTTATATGTGATATACTTGGTGAAATTGAAAAACGTATCCAAGAATCATGTCTTCTCAATTCAACTTGAAAGTTTTACCAGATCTGCAAGCTAAGGTTATTGAGCTAGCGGAACTTCTGGTAATTGATTTCTTGACTAAACCATGCCACGAAATTTATGTTAATGAATTCAAATGATCAATAACTAAGTTCTAATAACTTCTGTATGGAATTT harbors:
- the LOC110268116 gene encoding mRNA-decapping enzyme-like protein, with the translated sequence MDFLLPSKSQQNRLLQTLNPAPFSILTLRHRTHRKPKPNPQNSRVCVCGSIMSQNGKLIPNLDQHSTKLLNLTVLQRIDPFVEEILITAAHVTFYEFNIDLSQWNRKDVEASFFVVKRNTQLRFQFIVMNRCFHESFPLLHSDSLTRTG